A genomic region of Nymphaea colorata isolate Beijing-Zhang1983 chromosome 2, ASM883128v2, whole genome shotgun sequence contains the following coding sequences:
- the LOC116247041 gene encoding nuclear pore complex protein NUP54, producing MFGAGSTSGAFGTPSTPAFSPSFGSTFFSSPATASPFSSQPQSSPFFQPQATPSLGFPTAAPAFSGTQLTTQMAPVAPLPFSLADRDIQAIVDAYKDEPGNTKYAFKHLLFSVTDPAARAKPVGISDIMWAEAMAKLEGMESSDRERLWPQLVQGFKDLSNRLKLQDEALISDTERLRTTQSNVKLLQRHLIADTLPWIQRLRQKEQGLQRRLLRAMRIIEALEGKGFRVPLTKGETLVAEKLTTITRQLKGSGAELPRRIQNLLTVSRMHANANGFGSSAFLLGSTKIDDQSLADLQDVLQQQTEAIERMGMVLKRDMRNMEIIMSDDTEMLENGDVES from the exons ATGTTCGGTGCCGGATCTACAAGCGGGGCGTTCGGGACGCCGTCCACCCCGGCATTTTCCCCGTCGTTTGGGTCTACCTTCTTCTCTTCCCCGGCGACGGCCTCCCCGTTCTCGTCCCAACCTCAGTCCTCTCCCTTCTTCCAACCTCAGGCGACCCCTTCCCTCGGCTTCCCGACTGCGGCGCCGGCATTCTCCGGCACACAATTAACCACCCAGATGGCACCCGTAGCacctctccctttctccctcgCCGATAGGGACATCcag GCTATTGTCGATGCATACAAGGATGAACCTGGGAACACTAAATATGCATTCAAG CATTTGTTGTTCAGTGTGACTGATCCAGCGGCCAGAGCAAAGCCTGTCGGTATATCGGAC ATAATGTGGGCAGAAGCAATGGCGAAGTTGGAAGGAATGGAAAGCTCAGATCGTGAAAGGCTATGGCCTCAGCTTGTACAAGGCTTTAAGGATCTTTCCAATAGGCTGAAG CTGCAAGATGAGGCGTTAATTTCTGACACCGAGAGACTACGGACTACACAGTCTAACGTGAAGCTG CTGCAGCGGCATCTTATAGCAGACACTCTTCCATGGATACAGAGACTGAGGCAAAAAGAGCAAGGACTTCAGAGAAGACTACTGAGG GCTATGAGAATAATAGAGGCATTGGAAGGCAAGGGTTTTCGAGTGCCTTTGACAAAAGGTGAAACTCTGGTGGCTGAAAAACTAACAACAATAACAAGACAG CTGAAGGGGTCAGGAGCAGAACTACCTAGGAGGATTCAAAATTTATTGACTGTTTCTCGGATGCATGCAAATGCCAATGGGTTTGGTAGCTCTGCATTTCTTCTTGGATCAACCAAAATAGACGACCAGAGCCTTGCAGATTTGCAGGAT GTGCTACAACAACAAACGGAAGCCATTGAAAGGATGGGGATGGTTTTGAAGCGAGATATGAGAAATATGGAGATCATTATGTCCGATGATACAGAAATGTTGGAAAACGGTGATGTAGAATCTTGA